A stretch of Pleuronectes platessa chromosome 24, fPlePla1.1, whole genome shotgun sequence DNA encodes these proteins:
- the atp1b1b gene encoding sodium/potassium-transporting ATPase subunit beta-1b → MPSDKEGGGWKGFVWDSEKREFLGRTGGSWFKIFSFYVIFYGCLAGIFIGTIQALLLTLSDYKPTWQDRVAPPGLSHTPKSEKSELAFNTGELETYLPYTKALRTFLEKYDDENQKDQMKFEDCGDEPADSKYRDELESDVGVRKACRFSRTVLGPCSGLEDREFGFKEGKPCLIVKLNRIVSFRPKPPSSNESIPEEAQPKVQPNVIPIYCTNKKEEDAGKVGEIKYYGIGGGFPLQYYPYYGKLLHPHYLQPLVALQFTNLTMKGEVRIECKVFGDNIDYSDKDRYQGRFDIKFTINS, encoded by the exons TTAAGATCTTTTCATTCTACGTCATCTTCTACGGCTGCCTGGCTGGAATCTTCATCGGCACCATCCAGGCCCTGCTGCTCACCTTGAGCGACTACAAGCCCACATGGCAGGACAGAGTCGCACCCCCCG GCCTTTCACACACCCCAAAGTCAGAAAAATCTGAACTGGCCTTCAACACCGGGGAACTGGAGACGTATCTGCCTTACACCAAAGCCTTGAGGACGTTCCTGGAAAAGTATGACGACGAGAACCAGAAGGACCAGATGAAATTCGAGGACTGTGGAG ATGAGCCTGCAGACTCCAAGTACAGGGACGAGTTGGAGAGCGACGTGGGCGTCAGGAAGGCCTGTCGTTTTTCCAGGACGGTGCTGGGACCCTGCTCCGGCCTTGAGGACCGCGAGTTTGGTTTCAAGGAGGGCAAGCCCTGCCTGATTGTAAAGCTGAACAGGATCGTGTCCTTCCGCCCAAAG CCTCCATCCTCGAATGAATCCATCCCTGAAGAGGCTCAGCCAAAGGTGCAGCCCAATGTGATTCCCATCTACTGCACTAACAAG AAAGAGGAGGATGCTGGGAAAGTCGGAGAGATCAAGTACTACGGCATCGGCGGCGGCTTCCCCCTCCAGTATTACCCGTACTACGGCAAGCTGCTGCACCCTCACTACCTGCAGCCACTGGTGGCGCTGCAGTTCACCAACCTGACCATGAAAGGCGAAGTGCGCATCGAGTGCAAAGTGTTCGGAGACAACATTGACTACAGCGACAAGGACCGCTACCAGGGACGCTTTGACATCAAGTTCACGATTAACAGTTAA
- the LOC128430871 gene encoding ubiquitin-protein ligase E3A isoform X1, which yields MNSDEKEDCECAPPQAETSPAGGPDREYEEPEIENPEASRMKRAAAKHLIERYYHQLTEGCGNETCSNSWCASSVGFNRMDNNAAAVKALELYKVNAKLCDPHPSKKGTASAYLESSARSNSACLNRKMNHKDVHSARDNFKDVNYLTEEKVYEILDICGEKEDYSPLIRVLGRVFSSAEGLVESFRRSKPHTKEELKSLQGKDEDKDEDEKEAAACSATAMEDDSPASSSSSSRLGEGSSEKNDVQKLAPDEVSVDIEAVRRVYERLLSNEKIEAAFLNALVYLSPNVECDLTYHNVYSRDPNYLNLFVIVMENSNLHSPEYLEIALPQFCKAMSKLPLPAQAKLARLWAHYSAEQIRRMVETFQQLITYKVISNEFNSRNLVNDDDAVVASTKCLKIVYYANVLGGEIDMEHNEEEDEEPIPESSELTLQELLGEERRNKKGPRVDPVETELGIRTNDCRRPLIPFEEFVNEPLNEVLEMDKDYTFFKVETENKFSFMTCPFILNAVTKNLGLYYDNRIRMYSERRITVLYSLVQGQQLNPYLRLKVRRDHIIDDALVRLEMIAMENPADLKKQLYVEFEGEQGVDEGGVSKEFFQLVVEEIFNPDIGMFTYDERTKMFWFNPSSLENEGQYTLIGIVLGLAIYNNCILDVHFPMVVYRKLMGKKGTFRDLADANPVLHQSLKELMEYEGSVEEDMMITFQISETDLYGNPLMYDLRENGDKIPVTNENRKEFVAQYAEYMLNKSVEKQFKAFRRGFHMVTNESPLKYLFRPEEIELLICGSRNLDFLALEETTEYDGGYNRDSRIIKEFWETLHSFGEDQKRLFLQFTTGTDRAPVGGLGKLKMIIAKNGPDTDRLPTSHTCFNVLLLPEYNDVEKLRERLLKAITYAKGFGML from the exons ATGAATTCCGACGAGAAGGAAGACTGTGAGTGTGCGCCACCACAGGCCGAGACCAGCCCCGCAGGAGGACCCGATAG AGAATACGAGGAGCCTGAAATAGAAAACCCAGAAGCAAGCCGAAT GAAGCGAGCAGCTGCCAAGCATCTAATAGAGCGCTATTACCACCAGTTAACAGAGGGCTGTGGGAATGAGACATGCTCCAACTCATGGTGTGCCTCGTCCGTCGGCTTCAACCGCATGGATAACAATGCGGCGGCGGTCAAGGCCCTGGAGCTCTACAAGGTTAACGCCAAGCTATGTGACCCCCACCCCTCGAAGAAGGGCACTGCCTCTGCCTACCTGGAGAGCAGCGCCCGCAGCAACTCGGCCTGCCTCAACAGGAAGATGAACCATAAAGATGTCCACTCTGCACGGGACAATTTCAAAG ATGTGAATTACCTCACAGAGGAGAAAGTGTATGAGATCTTGGACAtctgtggagagaaggaggattATTCGCCTCTGATCCGGGTACTAGGTCGGGTGTTCTCTAGCGCTGAGGGCCTGGTGGAGAGCTTCAGGAGATCCAAGCCTCACACCAAGGAGGAGCTCAAGTCCCTTCAAGGTAAAGACGAGGACAAAGACGAGGATGAGAAGGAGGCTGCTGCCTGCTCTGCCACAGCCATGGAGGACGActcccccgcctcctcctcctcctcatcaaggcTGGGTGAGGGCTCTTCAGAGAAAAACGATGTCCAAAAGCTGGCCCCGGATGAGGTGTCGGTGGACATCGAAGCTGTGCGCCGGGTCTACGAGCGCCTCCTATCCAACGAGAAGATTGAAGCCGCCTTCCTGAATGCACTGGTCTACCTCTCACCCAATGTAGAGTGCGACTTGACGTACCACAATGTGTATTCACGAGACCCGAACTACCTTAACCTGTTTGTTATCGTGATGGAGAACAGCAACCTCCACAGCCCAGAGTACCTGGAGATCGCCCTCCCACAGTTCTGCAAGGCCATGAGCAAACTCCCGCTGCCAGCACAGGCCAAGCTAGCGCGCTTGTGGGCGCACTACAGCGCCGAGCAGATCCGGCGCATGGTGGAGACCTTCCAGCAGCTCATCACCTACAAGGTGATCAGCAACGAGTTCAACAGCCGCAACCTGGTCAACGACGACGACGCAGTGGTGGCGTCCACCAAGTGCTTGAAGATCGTCTACTATGCAAACGTGCTGGGCGGCGAAATCGACATGGAGCATAacgaggaagaggacgaggagccCATCCCAGAGTCCAGTGAGCTCACGCTGCAAGAGCTGCTGGGCGAGGAGCGGCGGAACAAGAAGGGCCCGCGGGTGGACCCCGTGGAGACGGAGTTGGGGATCCGCACCAACGACTGTCGGCGGCCGCTCATTCCCTTCGAGGAGTTTGTCAATGAGCCTCTGAACGAGGTGCTGGAGATGGACAAGGACTACACTTTCTTTAAGGTTGAAACCGAAAACAAGTTCTCCTTCATGACGTGTCCCTTCATCCTAAACGCCGTCACCAAGAACCTGGGCCTGTACTACGACAACCGCATCCGCATGTACAGTGAGCGGCGCATTACTGTGCTCTACAGCTTGGTGCAGGGCCAGCAGCTGAACCCCTACCTGCGGCTCAAAGTGCGCAGAGACCACATCATTGACGACGCCTTGGTCAGA TTGGAAATGATAGCGATGGAGAATCCTGCAGACTTGAAGAAGCAGCTGTATGTGGAGTTTGAAGGAGAGCAAGGTGTTGATGAAGGAGGCGTTTCCAAAGAGTTTTTCCAGCTGGTGGTGGAGGAAATCTTCAACCCAGATATTG GCATGTTCACATATGATGAGCGCACCAAAATGTTTTGGTTCAACCCGTCGTCTCTTGAAAACGAGGGCCAGTACACTCTGATCGGCATCGTCCTCGGTCTGGCAATCTATAACAACTGTATCCTGGATGTCCACTTCCCCATGGTGGTCTACAGGAAGCTGATGGGCAAGAAAGGAACGTTCAGGGACCTGGCTGACGCCAACCCG GTTCTGCACCAGAGCctgaaggagctgatggagTACGAGGGCAGCGTGGAGGAGGACATGATGATCACTTTCCAGATTTCCGAGACCGACCTGTATGGGAACCCACTCATGTATGATTTAAGGGAAAACGGGGACAAGATTCCAGTCACGAATGAAAACAGAAAG GAGTTTGTGGCGCAGTATGCAGAGTACATGCTGAACAAAAGTGTGGAGAAGCAGTTCAAAGCCTTCAGGAGAGGCTTCCACATGGTCACCAACGAGTCGCCGCTCAAATACCTGTTCAGACCAGAGGAAATCGAGCTGCTCATCTGCGGAAGCAGG AACCTGGACTTCCTAGCACTTGAAGAAACGACAGAATATGACGGCGGTTACAACAGAGATTCTCGAATCATCAA GGAGTTCTGGGAGACGTTGCACTCGTTTGGGGAGGACCAGAAGCGGCTCTTCCTGCAGTTCACCACTGGCACGGACCGAGCACCTGTGGGCGGGCTGGGCAAGCTGAAGATGATCATTGCCAAGAACGGCcctgacacagacag gttACCGACGTCTCACACTTGCTTTaacgtgctgctgctgccagagtACAACGACGTGGAGAAGCTGCGAGAGAGACTGCTGAAAGCCATCACCTATGCCAAAGGGTTTGGCATGCTCTGA
- the LOC128430871 gene encoding ubiquitin-protein ligase E3A isoform X2, translating to MKRAAAKHLIERYYHQLTEGCGNETCSNSWCASSVGFNRMDNNAAAVKALELYKVNAKLCDPHPSKKGTASAYLESSARSNSACLNRKMNHKDVHSARDNFKDVNYLTEEKVYEILDICGEKEDYSPLIRVLGRVFSSAEGLVESFRRSKPHTKEELKSLQGKDEDKDEDEKEAAACSATAMEDDSPASSSSSSRLGEGSSEKNDVQKLAPDEVSVDIEAVRRVYERLLSNEKIEAAFLNALVYLSPNVECDLTYHNVYSRDPNYLNLFVIVMENSNLHSPEYLEIALPQFCKAMSKLPLPAQAKLARLWAHYSAEQIRRMVETFQQLITYKVISNEFNSRNLVNDDDAVVASTKCLKIVYYANVLGGEIDMEHNEEEDEEPIPESSELTLQELLGEERRNKKGPRVDPVETELGIRTNDCRRPLIPFEEFVNEPLNEVLEMDKDYTFFKVETENKFSFMTCPFILNAVTKNLGLYYDNRIRMYSERRITVLYSLVQGQQLNPYLRLKVRRDHIIDDALVRLEMIAMENPADLKKQLYVEFEGEQGVDEGGVSKEFFQLVVEEIFNPDIGMFTYDERTKMFWFNPSSLENEGQYTLIGIVLGLAIYNNCILDVHFPMVVYRKLMGKKGTFRDLADANPVLHQSLKELMEYEGSVEEDMMITFQISETDLYGNPLMYDLRENGDKIPVTNENRKEFVAQYAEYMLNKSVEKQFKAFRRGFHMVTNESPLKYLFRPEEIELLICGSRNLDFLALEETTEYDGGYNRDSRIIKEFWETLHSFGEDQKRLFLQFTTGTDRAPVGGLGKLKMIIAKNGPDTDRLPTSHTCFNVLLLPEYNDVEKLRERLLKAITYAKGFGML from the exons AT GAAGCGAGCAGCTGCCAAGCATCTAATAGAGCGCTATTACCACCAGTTAACAGAGGGCTGTGGGAATGAGACATGCTCCAACTCATGGTGTGCCTCGTCCGTCGGCTTCAACCGCATGGATAACAATGCGGCGGCGGTCAAGGCCCTGGAGCTCTACAAGGTTAACGCCAAGCTATGTGACCCCCACCCCTCGAAGAAGGGCACTGCCTCTGCCTACCTGGAGAGCAGCGCCCGCAGCAACTCGGCCTGCCTCAACAGGAAGATGAACCATAAAGATGTCCACTCTGCACGGGACAATTTCAAAG ATGTGAATTACCTCACAGAGGAGAAAGTGTATGAGATCTTGGACAtctgtggagagaaggaggattATTCGCCTCTGATCCGGGTACTAGGTCGGGTGTTCTCTAGCGCTGAGGGCCTGGTGGAGAGCTTCAGGAGATCCAAGCCTCACACCAAGGAGGAGCTCAAGTCCCTTCAAGGTAAAGACGAGGACAAAGACGAGGATGAGAAGGAGGCTGCTGCCTGCTCTGCCACAGCCATGGAGGACGActcccccgcctcctcctcctcctcatcaaggcTGGGTGAGGGCTCTTCAGAGAAAAACGATGTCCAAAAGCTGGCCCCGGATGAGGTGTCGGTGGACATCGAAGCTGTGCGCCGGGTCTACGAGCGCCTCCTATCCAACGAGAAGATTGAAGCCGCCTTCCTGAATGCACTGGTCTACCTCTCACCCAATGTAGAGTGCGACTTGACGTACCACAATGTGTATTCACGAGACCCGAACTACCTTAACCTGTTTGTTATCGTGATGGAGAACAGCAACCTCCACAGCCCAGAGTACCTGGAGATCGCCCTCCCACAGTTCTGCAAGGCCATGAGCAAACTCCCGCTGCCAGCACAGGCCAAGCTAGCGCGCTTGTGGGCGCACTACAGCGCCGAGCAGATCCGGCGCATGGTGGAGACCTTCCAGCAGCTCATCACCTACAAGGTGATCAGCAACGAGTTCAACAGCCGCAACCTGGTCAACGACGACGACGCAGTGGTGGCGTCCACCAAGTGCTTGAAGATCGTCTACTATGCAAACGTGCTGGGCGGCGAAATCGACATGGAGCATAacgaggaagaggacgaggagccCATCCCAGAGTCCAGTGAGCTCACGCTGCAAGAGCTGCTGGGCGAGGAGCGGCGGAACAAGAAGGGCCCGCGGGTGGACCCCGTGGAGACGGAGTTGGGGATCCGCACCAACGACTGTCGGCGGCCGCTCATTCCCTTCGAGGAGTTTGTCAATGAGCCTCTGAACGAGGTGCTGGAGATGGACAAGGACTACACTTTCTTTAAGGTTGAAACCGAAAACAAGTTCTCCTTCATGACGTGTCCCTTCATCCTAAACGCCGTCACCAAGAACCTGGGCCTGTACTACGACAACCGCATCCGCATGTACAGTGAGCGGCGCATTACTGTGCTCTACAGCTTGGTGCAGGGCCAGCAGCTGAACCCCTACCTGCGGCTCAAAGTGCGCAGAGACCACATCATTGACGACGCCTTGGTCAGA TTGGAAATGATAGCGATGGAGAATCCTGCAGACTTGAAGAAGCAGCTGTATGTGGAGTTTGAAGGAGAGCAAGGTGTTGATGAAGGAGGCGTTTCCAAAGAGTTTTTCCAGCTGGTGGTGGAGGAAATCTTCAACCCAGATATTG GCATGTTCACATATGATGAGCGCACCAAAATGTTTTGGTTCAACCCGTCGTCTCTTGAAAACGAGGGCCAGTACACTCTGATCGGCATCGTCCTCGGTCTGGCAATCTATAACAACTGTATCCTGGATGTCCACTTCCCCATGGTGGTCTACAGGAAGCTGATGGGCAAGAAAGGAACGTTCAGGGACCTGGCTGACGCCAACCCG GTTCTGCACCAGAGCctgaaggagctgatggagTACGAGGGCAGCGTGGAGGAGGACATGATGATCACTTTCCAGATTTCCGAGACCGACCTGTATGGGAACCCACTCATGTATGATTTAAGGGAAAACGGGGACAAGATTCCAGTCACGAATGAAAACAGAAAG GAGTTTGTGGCGCAGTATGCAGAGTACATGCTGAACAAAAGTGTGGAGAAGCAGTTCAAAGCCTTCAGGAGAGGCTTCCACATGGTCACCAACGAGTCGCCGCTCAAATACCTGTTCAGACCAGAGGAAATCGAGCTGCTCATCTGCGGAAGCAGG AACCTGGACTTCCTAGCACTTGAAGAAACGACAGAATATGACGGCGGTTACAACAGAGATTCTCGAATCATCAA GGAGTTCTGGGAGACGTTGCACTCGTTTGGGGAGGACCAGAAGCGGCTCTTCCTGCAGTTCACCACTGGCACGGACCGAGCACCTGTGGGCGGGCTGGGCAAGCTGAAGATGATCATTGCCAAGAACGGCcctgacacagacag gttACCGACGTCTCACACTTGCTTTaacgtgctgctgctgccagagtACAACGACGTGGAGAAGCTGCGAGAGAGACTGCTGAAAGCCATCACCTATGCCAAAGGGTTTGGCATGCTCTGA
- the ddx4 gene encoding probable ATP-dependent RNA helicase DDX4 — protein sequence MDEWEENETTNGCDAPTSHASSEAPQGDSWNGDKGGFGQGRGGRGRRGGFSGSFSSGGDENGSDGNSWNNKGDTRNGFRGRGRGRGFGRVDRSEVTGNDDKACESGFRGGRGGGFRQGDQGGRGGLGGGYRGKDETIFSQGERRDPEQKDATEEERPKVTYIPPTLSEDEEAVFAHYEKGINFDKYDDIMVDISGTNPPQAIMTFEEAHLCESLAKNVNKSGYVKPTPVQKHGIPIISAGRDLMACAQTGSGKTAAFLLPILQQLMADGVAASRFSELQEPEAIIVAPTRELICQIYLEARKFAFGTCVRPVVVYGGVSTGHQIRDILNGCNLLCGTPGRLLDMIGRGKVGLEKLRYLVMDEADRMLDMGFEPDMRRLVGSPGMPTKENRQTLMFSATYPEDIQRLAADFLKPDYLFLAVGVVGGACSDVEQTFIEVTKYCKREQLLDLLKATGTERTMVFVETKRQADFIAAYLCQEQVPTTSIHGDREQREREMALNEFRSGRCPVLVATSVAARGLDIPDVQHVVNFDIPNNIDEYVHRIGRTGRCGNTGKAVSFFDPDADGQLARSLVTILSKAQQVVPPWLEEHAFNAPGSNDFNSSRRNFASTDSRKGPHGGFSQDNAVQSQVPVVADAEEVWG from the exons ATGGACGAGTGGGAGGAAAAT GAAACTACTAATGGTTGTGATGCACCCACCAGCCATGCATCAAGTGAAG CCCCACAAGGAGACTCCTGGAATGGGGACAAAGGAGGATTTGGACAAG GCCGCGGTGGAAGAGGCAGACGAGGAGGATTCTCAGGATCATTTTCCTCAG GTGGGGATGAGAATGGAAGTG ATGGCAACAGCTGGAACAACAAAGGAGACACGAGAAATGGTTTCAGAGGAAGAG GACGTGGCAGAGGGTTTGGCAGAGTGGACCGAAGTGAAGTGACcg GAAACGATGACAAAGCGTGTGAAAGTG GAtttagaggaggaagaggaggaggtttcaGACAAG GTGACCAGGGTGGCAGAGGAGGACTTGGAGGAG GCTACCGTGGAAAAGATGAAACGATCTTTTCTCAAG GTGAACGTAGAGATCCAGAACAGAAGGATGCAACTGAGGAGGAAA GACCAAAGGTCACTTACATTCCACCAACTCtctctgaggatgaagaggctGTTTTCGCCCACTATGAAAAAGGCATCAACTTTGACAAATATGATGACATTATGGTGGACATCAGTGGGACCAACCCACCGCAGGCAATCATG ACTTTTGAAGAGGCCCACTTGTGCGAATCCCTGGCAAAAAACGTCAACAAATCTGGTTACGTGAAGCCGACCCCTGTGCAGAAGCACGGCATACCAATTATATCTGCTGGCAGAGATCTCATGGCCTGTGCCCAGACTGGATCTGGTAAAACG GCTGCGTTTCTCCTCcccatcctgcagcagctgatggcCGACGGTGTGGCAGCCAGTCGCTTCAGTGAGCTGCAGGAGCCTGAAGCCATCATCGTGGCCCCGACCAGGGAGCTCATCTGCCAGATATACCTGGAGGCCAGGAAGTTTGCCTTCGG GACATGTGTGCGTCCAGTGGTTGTTTATGGTGGAGTCAGTACTGGACACCAAATAAGAGACATCTTGAACGGATGCAATTTACTATGTGGAACACCAGGAAGACTGTTGGACATGATTGGACGAGGGAAG GTCGGGCTGGAGAAGCTGCGGTACTTGGTAATGGATGAGGCTGACCGCATGTTGGACATGGGCTTTGAGCCGGACATGCGCCGTCTGGTGGGCTCACCTGGAATGCCAACCAAAGAGAACCGTCAGACTCTGATGTTCAGTGCCACCTACCCTGAGGACATCCAGAG gTTGGCAGCTGACTTCCTCAAGCCTGACTACCTGTTCTTAGCTGTGGGTGTGGTGGGCGGAGCCTGCAGTGATGTAGAGCAGACATTTATTGAGGTTACCAAGTACTGCAAGAGGGAGCAGCTCCTAGACCTGCTGAAGGCCACAG GAACGGAACGCACCATGGTGTTTGTGGAGACCAAGAGACAAGCCGATTTTATTGCTGCTTACTTGTGCCAGGAGCAAGTTCCAACCACCAGCATACACGG TGACCGTGAGCAGCGGGAACGAGAGATGGCCCTGAATGAGTTCCGCTCTGGCAGATGTCCAGTCCTGGTCGCGACCTCCGTAGCTGCCCGTGGTCTGGATATTCCAGATGTGCAGCATGTGGTGAACTTTGACATCCCAAACAACATTGACGAGTATGTCCACCGTATTGGGAGAACTGGCCGCTGTGGTAATACTGGGAAGGCTGTGTCCTTCTTCGACCCAGATGCAGATGGCCAGTTGGCTCGCTCCTTGGTTACAATCCTGTCCAAG GCCCAGCAGGTCGTGCCCCCGTGGTTAGAGGAGCATGCGTTCAATGCCCCCGGTAGCAATGATTTCAACTCTTCCAGGAGGAACTTTGCCTCTACAGACTCCAGAAAG ggTCCCCACGGAGGATTCTCTCAGGACAATGCAGTGCAGAGCCAGGTGCCAGTGGTAGCTGATGCAGAGGAGGTCTGGGGGTAG
- the LOC128430872 gene encoding cyclic nucleotide-gated channel cone photoreceptor subunit alpha, with protein sequence MDTQDQTCSAGTGLLSRLSRMRHWGRSSVGPVESSSGSQRTEGDMRSRSSRWPLAAHNTNNCNNKDDKKDEKKDEKKDEKKDDKKDDKKDDKKKEEPKKEVWIMDPATDIYYYWLSLISIPVFYNLMLLVARSCFNELQSANTTLWLVLDYGSDVLYLADTFVRSRTGFLEQGLLVRDEKILKEKYIKTRQFRLDVMSLIPTDFIFLKIGLDNPEWRFNRLFRLARLFEFFDRTETRTNFPNIFRIGNLVLYIIIIIHWNACLYFAFSKVLGFGSDTWVYPSLERPEFGRLARQYVYCFYWSTLTLTTIGETPPPVRDVEYFFVVCDFLTGVLIFATIVGNVGAMISNMNAARVEFQAKIDSIKQYMQFRKVTKELEVRVVKWFDYLWTEEKTCDEKQVLKNLPDKLKAEIAINVHLETLQKVRIFQDCEAGLLIELVLKLQPQVFSPGDFICKKGDIGREMYIIKEGKLAVVADDGVTQFVVLSDGAYFGEISILGIKGSKAGNRRTANIRSVGYSDLFALSKDDLMEALTEYPDAKNALEEKGRSILMKDNLIDESLVTASDAKDLEDKVNKIESTMDVMSVKFRKLSDQYDSSQRKLKQRLSNISNQVRTLRIDE encoded by the exons ATGGACACCCAGGATCAGACATGTTCTGCGGGAACAGGGCTGCTGTCAAG GCTGTCCCGCATGAGGCACTGGGGGAGGAGCAGTGTCGGCCCCGTGGAGTCCAGTTCCGGCAGCCAGAGGACAGAGGGCGacatgaggagcaggagcag CCGCTGGCCTCTTgctgcacacaacacaaacaactgcAACAACAAGGATGA CAAAAAAGATGAGAAGAAGGATGAGAAGAAGGATGAGAAGAAAGACGACAAGAAAGACGACAAGAAAGACGACAAGAAGAAGGAAGAGCC AAAGAAGGAGGTTTGGATCATGGACCCTGCCACAGATATTTACTACTACTGGCTGAGCCTGATCTCCATCCCAGTGTTCTACAACCTGATGCTGCTGGTGGCCAG GTCTTGTTTTAATGAACTTCAGTCTGCTAACACAACTCTGTGGTTGGTCTTGGACTACGGCTCAGACGTCCTGTACTTAGCCGACACGTTTGTGAGATCCAGAACAG GTTTTCTGGAGCAAGGCCTGCTCGTAAGGGACGAAAAGATCCTGAAAGAGAAGTACATAAAGACACGGCAGTTCAGATTAGATGTAATGTCGTTAATTCCCACTGATTTTATTTTCCTGAAAATTGGACTTGACAACCCCGAGTGGAGATTCAACCGTCTGTTTCGGTTGGCCCGACTCTTTGAGTTCTTCGATCGGACTGAGACGCGAACCAACTTCCCCAACATATTCCGTATTGGCAATCTTGTGCtgtacatcatcatcatcatccactgGAACGCTTGCCTCTACTTTGCCTTCTCCAAGGTGCTCGGCTTTGGCTCAGACACCTGGGTGTATCCATCCCTGGAGAGACCAGAGTTTGGACGTCTGGCCCGACAGTACGTCTACTGCTTTTACTGGTCCACTCTTACGTTGACCACTATTGGCGAGACGCCACCCCCAGTCCGAGATGTCGAATACTTCTTTGTAGTGTGTGACTTCCTCACTGGGGTTCTGATCTTTGCCACCATTGTAGGAAATGTCGGTGCTATGATTTCTAACATGAACGCCGCACGTGTAGAGTTCCAGGCTAAGATTGACTCCATCAAGCAGTACATGCAGTTCCGGAAGGTCACTAAGGAGCTGGAGGTGAGGGTGGTGAAGTGGTTTGACTACCTGTGGACAGAGGAGAAAACTTGTGATGAAAAGCAAGTGCTGAAGAACCTGCCGGACAAGCTGAAGGCGGAGATAGCCATCAACGTGCATCTGGAGACCCTACAAAAAGTGCGCATCTTTCAGGACTGTGAAGCAGGGTTGCTTATCGAGCTGGTCCTCAAGCTTCAGCCTCAGGTTTTCAGTCCCGGTGATTTCATCTGTAAGAAGGGGGACATTGGCAGGGAAATGTACATCATCAAAGAAGGAAAACTGGCCGTGGTAGCAGACGACGGGGTTACCCAGTTCGTGGTTCTCAGTGACGGGGCATACTTTGGAGAAATTAGCATTTTAGGGATCAAGGGCAGTAAGGCGGGAAACCGAAGAACCGCCAACATCCGAAGTGTGGGCTACTCGGATTTGTTCGCCCTGTCCAAAGACGATCTGATGGAGGCGCTCACCGAGTACCCTGATGCTAAAAACGCCCTCGAGGAAAAGGGCAGGTCCATCCTGATGAAGGATAATCTCATCGACGAGTCACTGGTCACTGCTTCTGATGCCAAAGACTTGGAGGACAAAGTCAACAAGATCGAATCCACTATGGACGTCATGAGCGTCAAATTCCGAAAGCTGTCAGACCAGTATGATTCCTCCCAGCGTAAACTCAAACAGCGGCTCAGTAATATTTCAAACCAGGTCCGAACCCTCAGGATAGACGAGTAG